The proteins below are encoded in one region of Tolumonas auensis DSM 9187:
- a CDS encoding cobalt-precorrin-4 methyltransferase, translated as MPATFDPSLVYFVGAGPGDPELITLKGYNLLSQADVIIYAGSLINKDLLHYCKKGAACHDSASLNLGEIIDLMATGVHTGKLVVRLQTGDLSLYGSIREQGEELGKLGIGFCSVPGVSSFLGAASELGVEYTVPEISQSLVITRMSGRTPTPERESLESFAAHQTSMAIFLSVQEIGEVVERLVNGGYPVSTPVAVVYKATWPDCQVVRGTLADIAAQVTTAGIHKTALILVGAFLGDEYHYSKLYDAGFSHEYRQA; from the coding sequence ATGCCTGCGACTTTTGATCCGTCTCTTGTTTATTTTGTTGGTGCAGGCCCGGGCGATCCGGAATTGATTACGCTGAAGGGGTATAACCTGCTCAGCCAGGCGGATGTAATCATCTATGCCGGTTCGCTGATCAATAAAGATCTGCTGCATTACTGCAAGAAAGGCGCTGCGTGCCATGACAGTGCCAGCCTGAATCTGGGCGAGATCATCGATCTCATGGCGACCGGCGTGCATACCGGGAAACTGGTGGTTCGTCTGCAGACCGGCGATCTTTCCTTATATGGCTCCATCCGTGAGCAAGGGGAAGAACTGGGCAAACTGGGGATTGGTTTTTGTTCTGTACCGGGCGTCAGCTCCTTCCTGGGCGCGGCGTCCGAGCTGGGTGTTGAGTATACCGTGCCGGAAATTTCGCAAAGTCTGGTGATTACCCGTATGTCCGGGCGCACACCGACACCGGAACGCGAATCACTGGAATCGTTTGCTGCGCATCAGACCTCTATGGCCATTTTCCTGTCAGTTCAGGAAATTGGTGAGGTAGTGGAACGACTCGTTAACGGCGGTTACCCGGTATCGACACCTGTCGCGGTAGTTTACAAAGCCACCTGGCCGGATTGTCAGGTCGTGAGGGGGACTCTGGCTGACATCGCAGCGCAAGTCACAACGGCGGGTATTCATAAAACGGCATTGATTCTGGTGGGTGCATTCTTAGGCGACGAATACCACTATTCCAAACTCTATGACGCCGGATTCAGTCATGAATACCGTCAAGCCTGA
- a CDS encoding decarboxylating cobalt-precorrin-6B (C(15))-methyltransferase yields the protein MKDAEFLRGEQVPMTKEEVRLMVLERLNLRQATTLIDVGAGTGSVALEAAIRHPELHVIAIEKNPSALRLIEENRQRFDCQKVKIIAAEAPCPLDIQADAIFIGGSGGNLTDIIDWALTRLTKTGRLVLSFILLDNLNTALTHLKKCAVAELECTQLQISQMTTLGNGFYFKPNNPTFIISCKKEAIHACDF from the coding sequence ATGAAAGATGCTGAATTTTTGCGTGGTGAACAGGTGCCGATGACGAAAGAAGAAGTCCGTCTGATGGTATTGGAACGGCTCAATCTCCGGCAGGCCACCACATTGATTGATGTCGGTGCCGGTACTGGCAGCGTGGCTCTGGAAGCGGCGATCCGTCATCCGGAATTACATGTAATCGCCATTGAAAAAAATCCGTCAGCGTTACGGTTGATTGAAGAAAACCGGCAGCGCTTTGATTGTCAGAAAGTAAAAATCATAGCAGCAGAAGCGCCTTGCCCGCTGGATATTCAGGCCGACGCGATTTTTATTGGCGGCAGTGGCGGCAATCTGACTGACATCATCGACTGGGCGTTAACACGGTTGACCAAAACCGGACGGCTGGTCCTCAGTTTCATTCTGCTGGATAACCTGAATACCGCATTAACACACCTGAAAAAATGTGCTGTCGCAGAACTGGAATGTACCCAATTGCAGATCTCTCAAATGACCACATTAGGCAACGGTTTCTATTTCAAACCAAATAATCCGACTTTCATTATTTCCTGTAAAAAGGAGGCAATACATGCCTGCGACTTTTGA
- a CDS encoding cobalt-precorrin-7 (C(5))-methyltransferase — MITVVGMGPGDPMYRTQVATDLIAKADVLVGWPRMLSGFPDFHGETHVLDADLDKLLIWLKANAQRNVVVLASGDPLIFGIGKRLAEQLPVEQRQIISGISAVQYLFARIGLDMNDLYLTSSHGKQPDFDFIFQHDKVAMVTDREIGPFQIAQEIRRRGLNRSLVIGENLSYPNEQIHLLKPDQVRQQYDMNVVVILNERC, encoded by the coding sequence ATGATTACCGTGGTGGGGATGGGCCCGGGCGATCCGATGTACCGGACACAAGTTGCGACCGATCTGATAGCAAAGGCGGATGTTCTGGTTGGCTGGCCGCGCATGTTGTCCGGATTCCCTGATTTTCATGGGGAAACGCATGTTCTTGATGCCGATCTGGACAAACTGCTGATCTGGCTGAAAGCCAATGCGCAGCGGAATGTGGTGGTGCTGGCTTCCGGCGATCCGTTAATTTTTGGTATCGGCAAACGACTTGCCGAGCAGTTGCCGGTCGAACAGCGACAAATCATTTCCGGCATCAGTGCCGTGCAATATCTGTTCGCCCGGATCGGGCTGGACATGAATGACCTTTATCTCACCAGCAGTCATGGCAAACAGCCTGATTTCGATTTCATTTTTCAGCACGACAAAGTCGCCATGGTGACGGATCGGGAAATTGGCCCGTTTCAGATCGCGCAGGAAATCCGGCGCCGGGGGCTAAACCGGAGTCTGGTGATTGGTGAAAACCTCTCTTATCCCAATGAACAGATCCATCTGCTGAAACCGGATCAGGTCAGACAACAATACGACATGAATGTAGTGGTGATCCTGAATGAAAGATGCTGA
- the cbiD gene encoding cobalt-precorrin-5B (C(1))-methyltransferase CbiD, with amino-acid sequence MNIALADDKVWHKGKSYRKGYTTGSCATAAAKVATLMILRQQVIHQVSIVTPSGVTLQLNVEEPLIHGLQASAAIRKDGGDDVDATHGMLIYAQVVLRNDATITISGGTGVGKVTRKGIGLPVGNAAINKTPLQTIEAAVREVLGPERGADITIFAPEGEERAQRTYNGRLGIEGGISIIGTTGIVTPMSEESWKRSLALELEQKRAQGMEKIILVPGNHGERFVREQMQLDSELVVTMSNFVGYMLQEAERLAFRHVVLIGHLGKLIKVAAGIFHTHSHIADGRMETLITHLALLGAPNSLLQAIYACNTTEAAMELIEAQGYQEVYNTIATRICERINQMLRYSPQPFQCDAILFSLDNQPLGSNRPITDIVEALR; translated from the coding sequence ATGAATATTGCACTGGCCGATGACAAAGTCTGGCATAAGGGCAAATCCTACCGCAAAGGCTATACCACGGGTTCCTGTGCCACCGCGGCTGCCAAAGTTGCGACGCTGATGATCCTTCGTCAGCAGGTGATACATCAGGTCTCCATCGTGACGCCATCCGGCGTGACATTGCAGCTGAATGTCGAAGAACCGTTGATCCATGGTTTGCAGGCATCTGCGGCGATCCGCAAAGATGGCGGTGATGACGTCGATGCCACGCATGGCATGCTGATCTACGCGCAGGTGGTATTACGGAATGATGCCACTATCACGATTTCCGGTGGCACCGGGGTTGGTAAAGTCACCCGCAAGGGGATTGGCCTGCCGGTTGGCAACGCTGCTATCAACAAAACACCGCTGCAGACCATCGAAGCCGCAGTACGTGAAGTGCTCGGTCCTGAACGGGGCGCCGATATCACCATCTTTGCACCGGAAGGTGAAGAGCGGGCACAACGTACCTATAACGGCCGGCTTGGTATTGAAGGCGGCATCTCGATTATCGGTACGACAGGTATTGTCACACCGATGTCAGAAGAGAGCTGGAAGCGCTCTCTGGCGCTGGAACTGGAACAGAAACGTGCGCAGGGCATGGAAAAAATCATTCTTGTGCCCGGTAATCATGGCGAACGTTTTGTCCGTGAACAGATGCAGCTCGACAGTGAACTGGTTGTGACGATGAGTAACTTTGTCGGTTATATGCTGCAGGAAGCGGAGCGGCTGGCATTCCGGCATGTGGTGCTGATAGGGCACCTTGGCAAACTCATCAAAGTCGCTGCCGGTATTTTCCATACGCACAGCCATATTGCGGATGGCCGGATGGAAACGCTGATCACGCATCTAGCGCTGCTGGGTGCGCCGAATTCATTACTGCAGGCGATCTATGCCTGCAATACCACTGAAGCCGCAATGGAACTGATTGAAGCGCAGGGTTATCAGGAAGTTTATAACACCATCGCTACCCGCATTTGTGAACGTATCAATCAGATGCTGCGTTACTCTCCGCAACCATTCCAATGTGATGCCATTCTGTTTTCGCTCGATAACCAGCCGCTGGGCAGTAACCGTCCGATCACTGACATTGTGGAGGCTCTGCGATGA
- a CDS encoding cobalt-precorrin-8 methylmutase, with product MDYIKQPQLIEQHSFEIISGIISEERPEYRFADPLQEKIIKRAIHTTADFDWLDILTFSHDALDAIISALKQGCTIFTDTTMALSGINKTQLKAMGCDIQCYVAHPSVAEVAKENGITRSMAAVDLAMQTPGAKLFVFGNAPTALFRLLEICQQQPEQRCPVVGVPVGFVGAAESKQALTESQLPYIAALGRKGGSNVAAAIVNAILYHLREAQ from the coding sequence ATGGATTACATTAAACAGCCGCAACTGATCGAACAGCACAGCTTTGAAATTATTTCCGGGATCATTTCAGAAGAACGTCCGGAATACCGGTTTGCCGATCCATTGCAGGAAAAAATCATCAAGCGTGCCATTCATACCACGGCTGATTTTGACTGGCTGGATATTCTGACGTTCTCGCACGATGCACTCGATGCCATTATTAGCGCGCTGAAACAGGGCTGTACGATTTTTACCGACACGACTATGGCGTTATCGGGCATTAACAAAACCCAGCTCAAGGCGATGGGGTGTGATATTCAGTGTTATGTCGCGCATCCTTCGGTGGCTGAAGTAGCCAAAGAAAATGGTATTACACGCTCGATGGCTGCTGTCGATCTCGCCATGCAAACACCCGGTGCCAAATTATTCGTCTTTGGTAATGCGCCGACGGCTTTATTCCGTTTACTCGAAATTTGTCAGCAACAACCGGAACAACGCTGTCCAGTGGTTGGTGTGCCGGTCGGCTTTGTCGGAGCCGCCGAATCCAAACAGGCACTGACTGAAAGTCAGCTGCCTTACATTGCAGCATTAGGCCGAAAAGGTGGCAGTAATGTTGCTGCCGCGATAGTGAATGCCATTCTCTATCATCTGCGGGAGGCGCAATGA
- the cbiB gene encoding adenosylcobinamide-phosphate synthase CbiB: MTLAIYSVAFILDLIIGDPQNWPHPIRWIGNWISLVQKGIRKVCRSERALYVGGGVLWLSVVGLTWLVTWGVITSLSSVNVWLGRAAELWLAYTILAGRCLSDAAMDVYRALESGSIEDSRCQLSYIVGRDTSQLNETQITRAVVETVAENTVDGVIAPLFYLFIGGVPLAMAYKAINTLDSMVGYKNDKYRAIGCVSARIDDLANFIPARLSWLFFTLAAAFLRLNVVQALRIGWRDRYQHKSPNCAWSEATVAGALGVRLGGPNVYFGELVEKPWIGDEHRAITRSDIKLTIRLMMVASLIALLFFSVVYYAVERGI; this comes from the coding sequence ATGACTCTTGCGATTTATAGCGTCGCCTTCATCCTCGATCTGATTATCGGTGATCCGCAGAACTGGCCACATCCAATCCGCTGGATTGGTAACTGGATTTCGCTGGTTCAAAAAGGGATCCGGAAGGTATGCCGTAGTGAGCGGGCACTGTATGTTGGCGGCGGTGTGTTGTGGCTGTCGGTGGTGGGGCTTACCTGGCTGGTTACTTGGGGTGTCATCACATCGTTAAGTTCTGTGAATGTCTGGCTGGGCCGGGCTGCAGAGCTCTGGCTGGCTTACACCATTCTGGCGGGTCGTTGCCTGAGTGATGCGGCAATGGATGTTTACCGGGCGCTGGAGTCAGGTTCGATTGAAGATAGTCGCTGTCAGCTTTCCTATATCGTCGGACGGGATACCTCCCAGCTGAATGAAACTCAAATCACCCGCGCCGTGGTGGAAACCGTGGCGGAAAATACCGTCGATGGCGTGATTGCACCGCTGTTTTATCTGTTCATCGGCGGTGTCCCGCTGGCGATGGCGTATAAAGCCATCAATACCCTGGATTCGATGGTCGGCTACAAAAACGATAAATACCGCGCGATTGGCTGTGTGTCTGCCCGCATCGACGATCTGGCAAATTTTATTCCTGCCCGTTTGAGCTGGCTGTTCTTTACGCTGGCAGCGGCATTTCTGCGACTCAATGTTGTTCAGGCGCTGCGCATCGGCTGGCGGGATCGCTATCAGCATAAAAGTCCGAACTGTGCCTGGTCTGAGGCGACGGTCGCCGGTGCACTCGGTGTGCGTCTTGGTGGTCCGAATGTCTATTTCGGGGAACTGGTGGAAAAACCCTGGATTGGCGATGAACACCGCGCCATTACCCGCTCTGATATCAAATTAACGATTCGACTGATGATGGTGGCGTCTCTGATCGCACTGCTGTTCTTTTCTGTCGTTTATTACGCTGTTGAACGAGGTATTTAA
- a CDS encoding cobyrinate a,c-diamide synthase: MKAFLIGGTSSGSGKTTITLGLLRAYARRGLRVQPFKVGPDYIDTGWHTQVTGVASRNLDAFMLPESAIARLFHYHASKADIAIIEGVMGLFDGFGVDPLYCSSAGMARQLGCPVILIVDGKAVSTSAAATVLGFKLFEPSVQIAGVILNNVNSDSHFAMLKDAIELYCHIPVLGRVPVIKEINLPSRHLGLVTAHEQAELDLKWDLLADAIEQHIDLDRLAEIAEIPDLPEKPESLAPDSLIGVGSGLKLALAEDEAFNFYYQDNIELLEAAGIEIVRFSPLRDAVVPACDLIYLGGGYPEIHAATLSQNSSMLASVQQAHQRGVPIYAECGGLMYLGGSLTTASGDSYPMAGIFPGESRMTTSLKRFGYCQARAEQATLLAKTGDVIRGHEFHYSDFHTDLPTVFRFSKERDGVEMSHWYGGYQSGNTLASYLHVHFLQNPAMLLRWFEIARAVK; the protein is encoded by the coding sequence ATGAAAGCGTTTTTGATTGGTGGAACAAGCAGTGGTAGTGGCAAAACAACGATAACGTTGGGTTTGTTGCGTGCTTATGCCCGCCGGGGTTTGCGCGTTCAGCCATTTAAGGTAGGGCCGGATTATATTGATACCGGCTGGCACACGCAGGTGACGGGTGTTGCATCCCGTAATCTGGATGCGTTTATGTTGCCGGAGTCTGCGATTGCGCGACTCTTTCACTATCACGCATCGAAAGCCGATATTGCCATCATCGAAGGGGTGATGGGGTTATTTGATGGTTTTGGTGTTGATCCGCTTTACTGCAGCAGTGCAGGCATGGCCAGACAGTTGGGTTGTCCGGTCATTTTGATTGTCGATGGCAAAGCGGTTTCTACTTCTGCCGCTGCGACAGTTCTCGGGTTTAAGCTCTTCGAACCGAGCGTTCAAATCGCAGGTGTGATCCTCAATAACGTCAATTCAGATTCGCACTTCGCAATGCTAAAAGATGCGATTGAGTTGTACTGCCATATTCCGGTGTTAGGCCGCGTTCCCGTCATTAAAGAAATCAATTTACCTTCCCGGCATTTAGGATTGGTGACGGCACATGAACAGGCTGAGCTTGATCTGAAATGGGATCTACTGGCCGATGCTATCGAACAACATATCGATCTGGATCGTTTGGCTGAAATTGCAGAAATACCTGATTTACCGGAAAAACCTGAGTCGTTAGCACCGGATTCACTGATTGGTGTCGGAAGCGGATTAAAACTCGCACTGGCGGAAGACGAAGCGTTCAACTTTTATTATCAGGACAATATCGAATTACTCGAAGCGGCAGGGATAGAGATTGTCCGTTTTAGCCCGTTACGCGATGCAGTGGTTCCTGCTTGTGACCTGATTTACCTCGGGGGCGGCTACCCTGAAATTCACGCCGCAACCTTGTCTCAGAATTCATCCATGCTGGCTTCCGTGCAACAGGCACATCAGCGTGGTGTGCCGATTTATGCCGAGTGTGGTGGCTTGATGTATCTGGGAGGGTCATTAACCACGGCATCCGGCGATTCCTATCCGATGGCTGGCATCTTCCCCGGTGAAAGCAGAATGACGACATCACTCAAACGCTTTGGTTATTGCCAGGCCAGAGCAGAACAAGCCACTTTGTTGGCGAAAACTGGCGATGTTATTCGTGGTCATGAATTTCATTACTCCGATTTTCACACCGATCTGCCAACGGTATTTCGTTTTTCTAAAGAGCGGGATGGGGTGGAAATGAGCCACTGGTATGGTGGTTATCAATCCGGGAACACGCTGGCGAGTTACCTTCATGTGCATTTTCTGCAAAACCCGGCCATGTTGTTGCGCTGGTTTGAAATTGCGAGGGCAGTGAAATGA
- the pocR gene encoding transcriptional regulator PocR has product MTSVSSLDSDLINKIALDFAHATGLAVVVVNIHGEEISERFNFTLFCQKMRQDPEHYLRCKMSDRCGGLEASKDNKPCIYRCHAGLTDFSIPMVIAGHLVGFVLCGQVRVSNDVSMDNIQKVDQEWQTDHELMKEYENIPLVDYSKIIASADLLKLIVDNCIKKHLNFIVINDTASSEPERSKPVAAYDAKIKKALRYIDTHFSEDLRLEDVAAHIYLSPYYFSKLFKKQLGIGFNAYVTQQRMNNAKQMLQYSDWSIASIAKNLGFSQTSYFCKVFRQTFQVTPQMYRDTLVSDGLAS; this is encoded by the coding sequence ATGACTTCTGTTAGTTCTTTAGACTCAGATCTCATCAATAAAATAGCGTTGGATTTTGCCCACGCTACGGGTTTAGCTGTTGTTGTTGTTAACATCCACGGTGAAGAGATCTCCGAACGTTTCAACTTTACGTTGTTTTGCCAGAAGATGCGGCAAGATCCGGAACATTACCTGCGTTGCAAGATGAGTGATCGCTGCGGCGGACTGGAGGCATCGAAAGACAACAAGCCCTGTATCTATCGTTGTCATGCCGGGCTGACTGATTTTTCCATTCCTATGGTGATTGCCGGTCATCTGGTGGGGTTTGTGTTATGCGGGCAGGTGCGTGTCAGTAATGACGTTTCAATGGATAATATCCAGAAAGTGGATCAGGAATGGCAAACAGACCATGAACTGATGAAGGAATACGAGAATATTCCCCTGGTGGATTATTCTAAAATAATTGCATCGGCCGATCTGCTGAAACTGATTGTCGACAATTGCATCAAAAAGCACCTGAATTTTATTGTGATCAATGATACTGCATCATCGGAGCCGGAAAGGTCAAAACCGGTTGCGGCCTATGATGCGAAGATAAAAAAGGCACTGCGTTATATTGATACGCATTTCTCTGAAGATCTGCGGCTGGAGGATGTCGCAGCTCATATCTATCTGAGCCCTTACTATTTCAGCAAGTTATTTAAAAAGCAGCTGGGCATCGGTTTTAATGCCTATGTAACGCAGCAGCGGATGAATAATGCGAAACAGATGCTGCAATACAGCGACTGGTCGATAGCCAGTATTGCGAAAAATCTGGGTTTTTCTCAAACCAGCTATTTTTGCAAGGTTTTCCGGCAAACGTTTCAAGTCACTCCGCAAATGTACCGGGATACATTAGTGAGTGATGGCCTCGCTAGTTAA